The following DNA comes from Pseudomonas sp. MYb118.
GCCGCGTTTCCTTGCGACGCTGGTTTTTTTGTTCTGCGGGCAATGACATCGTGAGGCCTCCAGCCGAACTTGCTGGAGAGACTAGTTCACTTAAAAAAGTTGTGGTTATTGGCAAGGAGTTTGGCGACAGGCGGTGGGAAGTTGTTGATCGCTATATAAATTAGTTGATAGCGCTTTGTTGGGGCGTACGCACAATCATCTTGTGACACACACCATCACTTGTGGGAGCGAGCCTGCTCGCGATGGCGGAGTGTCAGGCACCGATGGTGTCGGATGTGCCGGCCTCATCGCGAGCAAGCTCGCTCCTACAGAGATTGATGTTGTCCCTGTGGGAGCGGGCTTGCCCGCGATGGCGGAGTGTCAGGCGCTGATGATGTTGGGTGGGCCGGCCCCATCGCGAGCAGGCTCGCTCCCACACTGTCCGCGGTCGAGCACAAAATCTGCATCCACCGCAAAAAACTGTGGGAGCGAGCCTGCTCGCGATGGCGATGTGTCAGGCGCCGATGATGTTGGATGTGCCGACCCCATCGCGAGCAAGCCCGCTCCCACACTGTCCGCGGTCGAGCACAAAATCTGTGTTCACCGAAAAAAACTGTGGGAGCGAGCCTGCTCGCGATGGCGATGTGTCAGGCGCTGATGACGTGGATGTGCGGGCCCTCACATGCCATTGGCAAACTCAGGATCGTCGGGGCGCAGGCGTTCGTTGAGGCCGCGCATGGCTTGGGCGTATTCAATCAGCACGCCTAGCGCCCAATCAGCACGCCGCCGGATGCGCAAGTCTTCGGCACTGGTGCTCTCCGGGCCATTCATCACCGATTCCACCTGCCGCACGATCAACTGCTCAGGTAAGTAGCAGACCCGGCAATTCTTGTAGCTGGAGGCCCGCAACTCCGACAGCGGATAGGCGCCACCCTGACCCGAAGACACACCCACCAACAACGCCGGTTTGTGCCCCAGTTCACGGTAACCGGCATACACGAACAGGTTCTTCAACGCCGGGCACGCCATGCCGTGCCATTCCGGGGTCAGCACCACCAGCGCATCGGCTTCGCGCAGCACGGCGCTGTGATCAGCCCACACGCCACCGACATCTTCGGCTGGCCACAAGGGTAGGGGCGCAGCACCGAGATCGATCACCCGAGGCTGTTCACACAGCGCCAACGCCTGCAAACGCGCCGCAAGAAACCCCGCGACCTTCGACGATTGGCTCGCACCCTGGCTGGAACCTGCGACAAGCACGATATTCAAGCTCATTTGGCCAACTCCTGACTGGATGCACGTTGCGCGGGTACACGTTTGCCGCGCGCCAGCGGCCAGAACAACTCCTCCTGCCAGCTCACCGGCTTCATGTCCTCGATGCCGTAGTGCTCAGGGCGCCTGCGGGTGATTTTCGCCGAGCCGAACAACACGTCCCAGAAGAACAGCAAGTTGCCGAAGTTGCCCTTGTAATGGGTCACGCCGTCATCGGCATTCAGCCCATGGTGCGCCGAGTGGGTGGCGGGCGTGGAAATGGTCCGTTCCAGCAACCACATCAGTGGACGCAGCGCCGGTATCCGGTAGAGTTTTTCGTCCCAGGGCACGCTGCTGTGGGCGGAGAAAATCACCAGCATCTTGACGATCAGGTAGCCGTAATACACCGGCGCCAGGCCCATGTAGATCAGCATCCCCGAGAACCACAGGCCGGGCATCAGCAGGTAGTAGAAGCTGTTGTTGCGATAGACGATGCGGATGCTCATGTAGGGCGCCGAATGATGCGCCCGGTGCAGCGAATACAGGAACGGCACCTTGTGGCTCAGGCGATGCCACCAGTATTGGGTCATGTCGTCCAGCACCAGGAACAGGCCCAGACCGAGCAGCCAGTGCACCCCGGCCAGGCTGTCTTTCAATTGCGGTGCGAAATGATCCAGCAACAGGCTGCTGAGCAAGGTCACCAGCGGCAGGGTCACGCCCATCAGCAGGCTGGAACCGAGGATTTCGATGATCACGTCGCGCCGCTGGCCACGGGGCTGGGTGAAGCAGGCGCAGGCGATTTCCAGGGCGATAAAGCCAATCAGGATGGCAAGGATGATCGGTACCGGACTGTTGGAGATTATTGTTGTATTCATGGCACTCTCTGGTTGGGGCCGATAATGGCAACGCCCGACAATAAGAAACCATGGGTCCAGCTCAAGCTATGCGCAAAACGGACAGAATCACCGTAAATCCGGTCAAGCCTTCGCCCGAACGATTTCATCGCGGCCCGCTGGGGCGGGTGCTGGAGCGCTATCTGGACAGTTGCACGCTCAAGGCCCGCAGCAACTACAGCATGGTTGCCCTCGAACAGCTGTGGCGCAAGGCGGCCAGCCATGATCCGGCCATCGGCCTGAAGCTGTTCTCGCATTTCACCCGCCAGGACTGGCACGTGCTGGCGCATGGCTGCCTGTACAGCGCCAACCTGGAGGAGTCGATTCGCTTCTGGGCGCGTTACGCACGCCTGGCTTCGGACATGGACAACATCGTGCTGGTCGAGGAGGGCGACTGCCTGGGGGTCGAGCTGCGCATCGAAGCCCCGGCGAGCCT
Coding sequences within:
- a CDS encoding sterol desaturase family protein; its protein translation is MNTTIISNSPVPIILAILIGFIALEIACACFTQPRGQRRDVIIEILGSSLLMGVTLPLVTLLSSLLLDHFAPQLKDSLAGVHWLLGLGLFLVLDDMTQYWWHRLSHKVPFLYSLHRAHHSAPYMSIRIVYRNNSFYYLLMPGLWFSGMLIYMGLAPVYYGYLIVKMLVIFSAHSSVPWDEKLYRIPALRPLMWLLERTISTPATHSAHHGLNADDGVTHYKGNFGNLLFFWDVLFGSAKITRRRPEHYGIEDMKPVSWQEELFWPLARGKRVPAQRASSQELAK
- a CDS encoding NADPH-dependent FMN reductase; protein product: MSLNIVLVAGSSQGASQSSKVAGFLAARLQALALCEQPRVIDLGAAPLPLWPAEDVGGVWADHSAVLREADALVVLTPEWHGMACPALKNLFVYAGYRELGHKPALLVGVSSGQGGAYPLSELRASSYKNCRVCYLPEQLIVRQVESVMNGPESTSAEDLRIRRRADWALGVLIEYAQAMRGLNERLRPDDPEFANGM